One genomic region from Halorussus rarus encodes:
- a CDS encoding TrkA C-terminal domain-containing protein, whose amino-acid sequence MNLLAALERPAVAVGRVLGLTLLAGGAATLASLLYRSYAREEMPEGLAVLVGLGVVGAWLNTTTALRQFLSAGRVVPSTGTVAVTVAAFVLGAGAASVGARSGAHLLAGVVGVDADVSRFVGSVGRFVTVELPDEIEEIDGYEPLDAETAESLAGKTLRFPRGLTVAELRERLVERLRDDYGVAHVDVELADDGTVAYLAAGGRAAGIGPTLAPGTVAVAVRADPAFSAGAGDVVQVWRETPPAGSGDEEGGGDEHPADESPSSESASAESPDSDPQRIATAELRATAGDVVTLALDAADAARLDPGAEYRLVTLPTQPRADREFSARLRAADETVGAVSLSADSPLVGAPVGSIDATVVAVRGADGVETIPPTDRLLGAGDTLYVVARPELLRKVEAAAGGGTEPVVAE is encoded by the coding sequence ATGAACCTCCTCGCGGCGCTCGAACGCCCCGCGGTGGCTGTCGGGCGGGTACTCGGCCTCACGCTGCTCGCCGGCGGCGCGGCCACCCTGGCGAGCCTGCTCTACCGGTCGTACGCCCGCGAGGAGATGCCGGAGGGCCTGGCCGTGCTGGTCGGCCTCGGCGTCGTCGGCGCGTGGCTCAACACCACCACGGCGCTCCGCCAGTTCCTCAGCGCCGGCCGCGTCGTGCCGTCGACCGGTACCGTGGCGGTCACCGTCGCGGCGTTCGTCCTGGGCGCGGGCGCGGCCTCGGTCGGCGCGCGGTCTGGCGCGCACCTCCTCGCCGGCGTCGTCGGCGTCGACGCCGACGTGAGCCGGTTCGTCGGGTCGGTCGGCCGGTTCGTGACCGTCGAACTCCCCGACGAGATAGAGGAGATCGACGGGTACGAACCCCTCGACGCCGAGACCGCCGAGTCGCTGGCGGGCAAGACGCTCCGGTTTCCGCGCGGCCTGACGGTGGCCGAACTCCGCGAACGCTTGGTCGAACGCCTCCGCGACGACTACGGCGTGGCCCACGTGGACGTCGAACTCGCCGACGACGGGACGGTCGCGTACCTCGCGGCGGGCGGGCGTGCGGCCGGAATCGGGCCGACGCTCGCGCCGGGGACGGTCGCGGTCGCGGTCCGGGCGGACCCGGCGTTCAGCGCCGGCGCGGGCGACGTCGTGCAGGTGTGGCGAGAGACTCCGCCGGCGGGGAGCGGTGATGAGGAGGGAGGTGGAGACGAGCACCCGGCCGACGAATCGCCGAGTTCCGAATCGGCGAGCGCCGAATCTCCGGACTCGGATCCCCAGCGGATTGCCACGGCCGAGCTCCGGGCGACGGCGGGGGACGTGGTGACGCTGGCGCTCGACGCCGCCGACGCCGCCCGCCTCGACCCCGGCGCCGAGTACCGGCTGGTGACGCTGCCGACCCAGCCCCGGGCCGACCGGGAGTTCTCCGCGCGGCTCCGGGCGGCCGACGAGACGGTCGGCGCGGTCTCGCTCTCGGCCGACAGCCCGCTGGTCGGCGCGCCGGTCGGCAGCATCGACGCGACGGTGGTCGCGGTCCGCGGCGCCGACGGCGTCGAGACGATTCCGCCCACCGACCGGCTGCTCGGGGCCGGCGACACGCTCTACGTGGTCGCCCGGCCCGAACTGCTCCGGAAGGTCGAGGCCGCGGCGGGCGGCGGGACCGAACCGGTCGTCGCCGAGTGA
- a CDS encoding potassium channel family protein → MPLGPDLVVDLLLGLYLGVLTAVVPALVAWSLGFTFKYFTGVSIPGFGVLVFGVALAGIQGGLLGLLDPQFVTSPTALVSALVVMMATLYAHAQGDRMGAEFPRRLTLRRLRERGLSADAVERVGRFGQVRVRVTGEVGDVEGYPSLSAELRATIRDGEWTFPADLPLSEIELRLEERLRTEHGLAEVTASIDSRGRATVSAAPPAGALSRRVPKGRRAVSVDALVPTGLARADEVTVATPGGEVEGTVLSARSGSDAAPATTPTAPAPPAGEDPESDEPETAEPSGTRPSTASGASARATGGDGRVTVAVPPRDAEPLLRASSAAVRVRARGTRREFELLSLLRRDGKRVRQVELAAGCALDGATLGAAAPREAHGVAVLAVRRDGSWTVAPGGATGLAAGDELYVVGSREALDRFEDAVRRSPETAAAPESDDGDVTSKSDGGGVVSEPTDAAASSGSADAAIAPEATDEAVAREPDDGEADR, encoded by the coding sequence ATGCCTCTCGGCCCCGATCTCGTCGTCGATCTGCTCCTCGGTCTTTACCTCGGGGTGCTGACGGCCGTGGTGCCCGCGCTCGTGGCGTGGTCGCTCGGCTTCACGTTCAAGTACTTCACCGGCGTCTCGATCCCGGGGTTCGGCGTCCTGGTGTTCGGCGTCGCGCTCGCCGGCATCCAGGGCGGGCTGCTCGGCCTGCTCGACCCCCAGTTCGTCACCTCGCCCACCGCGCTGGTGTCGGCGCTGGTGGTGATGATGGCGACCCTCTACGCTCACGCGCAGGGCGACCGGATGGGCGCGGAGTTCCCGCGGCGGCTCACGCTCCGGCGGCTCCGAGAGCGCGGGCTGTCGGCCGACGCGGTCGAGCGCGTGGGGCGGTTCGGGCAGGTCCGGGTGCGGGTGACCGGCGAGGTCGGCGACGTCGAGGGGTACCCGTCGCTCTCGGCGGAGCTGCGGGCGACCATCCGGGACGGCGAGTGGACGTTCCCCGCCGACCTCCCGCTGTCGGAGATCGAACTCCGCCTGGAGGAGCGGCTCCGGACCGAACACGGGCTGGCGGAGGTGACCGCGAGCATCGACTCCAGGGGGCGAGCGACCGTGAGCGCCGCCCCGCCCGCGGGCGCGCTCTCGCGGCGGGTCCCGAAGGGCCGGCGCGCGGTCTCGGTCGACGCGCTGGTCCCGACCGGGCTGGCCCGCGCCGACGAGGTGACTGTCGCGACGCCCGGCGGCGAGGTCGAGGGGACCGTCCTGAGCGCCCGGTCGGGGTCCGACGCGGCCCCCGCGACGACACCGACCGCTCCGGCCCCTCCTGCCGGCGAAGACCCTGAATCCGACGAACCGGAAACCGCCGAACCGAGTGGGACGCGTCCGTCGACGGCGAGCGGGGCCTCGGCGCGGGCGACCGGCGGGGACGGCCGGGTGACGGTCGCCGTGCCGCCCCGCGACGCCGAGCCCCTGCTCCGGGCGTCGTCGGCCGCGGTCCGGGTCCGCGCCCGCGGCACCCGCCGGGAGTTCGAACTCCTCTCGCTCCTCCGACGGGACGGTAAACGGGTCCGGCAGGTCGAACTGGCCGCCGGGTGCGCGCTCGACGGCGCGACCCTCGGGGCGGCCGCGCCCCGCGAGGCGCACGGCGTCGCGGTGCTGGCGGTCCGGCGCGACGGGTCGTGGACGGTCGCGCCGGGCGGCGCGACCGGACTCGCGGCGGGCGACGAACTCTACGTCGTCGGGTCGCGCGAGGCGCTCGACCGCTTCGAGGACGCGGTCCGGCGGTCGCCGGAGACGGCGGCCGCGCCGGAGTCGGACGACGGAGACGTCACCTCGAAATCGGACGGCGGTGGCGTCGTCTCGGAACCGACCGACGCGGCGGCCTCGTCGGGGTCGGCCGACGCGGCAATCGCTCCGGAGGCAACTGACGAGGCGGTCGCTCGGGAGCCCGACGACGGGGAGGCGGACCGATGA
- a CDS encoding NAD-binding protein, protein MEAGTRRGWVGVRLAVTLTFAVALLSIATGISSIGFTAASTQNLFGGQIPRWAQETAGFTGTLTGFLMLASALGMRRGLRAAWYSTALLLPLTAAQGLIQSSPYSLPLVVASLGSLPVIALARRRFDREVDLSTTQLAAVAALAGVLVYGTAGTYALEDHFQNVETPLDAFYYTLVTASTVGYGDLTPTTQTGRLFGMTVVVLGTASFAIALASLLGPAIEARLATALGKMTETQLELLEDHVIVLGYGDLTEPILTELDGQTEFVVVTPEPQRATELGDRGFKVLRADPSDEEPLRRVGIDEARAVVAATNNDAEDALAVLTARQLNPDIRIVAAATDRENVDKLRRAGADSVISPATIGGHLLVRSALGNDGMESVADRLSGESPSSESAKR, encoded by the coding sequence ATGGAGGCGGGAACTCGGCGCGGCTGGGTCGGCGTCCGGCTCGCGGTGACGCTGACGTTCGCGGTAGCCCTGCTCTCGATAGCGACCGGCATCTCCAGCATCGGGTTCACCGCGGCGTCGACCCAGAACCTCTTCGGCGGCCAGATTCCCCGGTGGGCCCAGGAGACCGCCGGGTTCACCGGGACGCTCACCGGCTTCCTGATGCTCGCGAGCGCGCTCGGGATGCGCCGCGGCCTGCGAGCGGCGTGGTACTCGACCGCGCTGTTGCTCCCGCTGACCGCGGCCCAGGGACTGATCCAGTCGAGCCCGTACTCGCTGCCCCTCGTTGTCGCGTCGCTGGGGTCGCTCCCCGTGATCGCGCTGGCGCGCCGCCGGTTCGACCGGGAGGTCGACCTGTCGACCACCCAGCTCGCGGCGGTGGCCGCGCTCGCGGGCGTGCTGGTGTACGGGACGGCGGGCACGTACGCGCTGGAGGACCACTTCCAGAACGTGGAGACGCCGCTCGACGCCTTCTACTACACGCTGGTCACCGCCAGCACCGTGGGGTACGGCGACCTCACGCCGACGACCCAGACCGGCCGGCTGTTCGGCATGACGGTCGTGGTCCTCGGCACCGCGAGCTTCGCCATCGCGCTGGCCTCGCTGCTGGGGCCCGCCATCGAAGCCCGCCTCGCCACCGCACTCGGTAAAATGACAGAGACACAGCTCGAACTCCTCGAAGACCACGTCATCGTGCTCGGCTACGGCGACCTGACCGAACCCATCCTGACCGAACTCGACGGCCAGACCGAGTTCGTGGTCGTCACGCCGGAACCGCAGCGAGCGACCGAACTCGGCGACAGGGGGTTCAAGGTCCTCAGGGCCGACCCCAGCGACGAGGAACCGCTCCGCCGGGTCGGCATCGACGAGGCCCGCGCGGTCGTCGCCGCCACCAACAACGACGCCGAGGACGCGCTGGCGGTGCTGACCGCCCGGCAGCTGAACCCCGACATCCGCATCGTCGCGGCCGCCACCGACCGCGAGAACGTCGACAAGCTCCGGCGCGCGGGCGCGGACTCGGTCATCAGTCCCGCGACCATCGGCGGCCACCTGCTGGTGCGGTCGGCGCTCGGCAACGACGGGATGGAGAGCGTCGCCGACCGGCTCTCCGGCGAGTCTCCGAGCAGTGAGTCTGCAAAGCGGTGA